In the genome of Streptomyces sp. 846.5, the window CGGGAAGCAAGGGGTCTCCTCCTATATCGAAGAGGCCGTGCAACGACAGCTCCAGCGCGAGGCCATCGACGAGTACATCGTCGCCGCCGAAGCCGAACACGGGCCCGTCGATGCAGCCGAGGTGGCAGCTCGGGCGGAGCGCATCCGCGCACATCACGCTGCCCACCGCGGTGATGCCGCTGGGGCGGACGCCGCGTGAGCGGAACCCTCGTTCTCGACAGCGAGGCGCTCTCCAAGCTCTCCCGCCGACACCCGGACATGACCGTGTGGCTGGACGTCGCCCGCACGCTGGACCTCCTGGTCGTGACGAGCGCGGCAACACTGGTCGAGGCGCGCGATCCCAAGGTGCCGCAGGCGGCGTTCGACCACGCCGTCTCGCTGACCAAGGTGCGCCCGGTCACAGAAGAGATCGCACGCGCTGCGAGCAAGCTGCTCGCAGCCGAGGGACTTCACGGCCACAAGTACGCCATCGACGCGATGCTTGCCGCTACGGCTCACCTGGAGCACGGGGACGTGACGGTCGTGACCAGCGATGTCGAGGACCTGCGCCGGCTGTGCCACGCGCGCATCGCGGTCGAGCAAGTCTGATCCGCAGCTGGGTCGTTCCAGGCCCGACTCTGGGTCTTCGCAGGTCAGGCCATGATGGGCGAACGAGGATTGACGGACGTTGCAAGTGTACCCAGTCGGATACTCTGCGTGACTGACGCTGCGGCGGTCAGCGTGGGGATGGCTCCGAACCACGGCTGGTCGCGGAATGAACGCCAGGAGAGGTGGTCGTAGGTGTAGGCGGTATGGAACCCGAGCTCTTCGGGCCGCCGCCAGATCTTCTGCCCCTCGGCCCACCGGTGGATAGGGAGGATCACCGTACTCAGTCGCATGCCCTCGACATTACGCGTGCACTCCGGCGGGTGAGGTTTCCAGTAACCCGCAGCGACGGCACCTGCGCGACCGCTAGCGTGACGCCATGGGTGCTTTGGGCAAGGCCGAGCTTGAGGCCATGATCGGCGAGGCCACCGTGGACGCCTATGGCGAGGACGAGCAGCTGACCGGCCTTTTCACCATGATGGAGGAGTCCTCGCGGTGCCGTTCAGCACGACGGTTCTCGGAGTGGAGGTGACCGTGAGCGGCATCGACCTCGCTCAGGACGGCGCGATCGTCGCACTGTGCCACAGCGGTCGTATTCGACAGAAGATCGGGATCTTGGAGCTGCCGATGCCGACGCCTGCCCCCGACGGAGCAGCGTGGGTCGAGGCCTACCGACACTGGGTCGGCTGACGCCAAGCAGCCTGCACGTGTCGGTTCGTACGGGAGGTCAGGACGTGGCGATCGCGGCACAGGACGCGAACGACGGTATCGGTGCGCGCTCGCTCGCCGATCTCATCGAACACAGCGCCGATTTAAAGGGCGAACTGGTCGCCTTCTCACAGAGCGCGCGATTCGACCGGTGGCTGACTCCCCTCTTGCTGGAGGCCGCAGGCCCTGAGCGACGGTTGGACGAGGGTGAGGCCATCCGGATCATCGACCGCTTCATTCTCCGCTACCGCCTGCCGGACGGTGCCACCGTGGTGGACCGATTCGTCTCCTCACGGCAGAACCTGAGCGATGCCGACCGGGAGATGCTGCTCGGCTGGCGTGACCCGGTCGAGGGCATCTTTGAGATCGGGCGCAAGGACGGGGACGGCCTCGTCCTACTGAACCTGGTCGACGACCTGGAGTACCGCACGTACTCAAATGTCGGGCCGGGGGCCTTCCGCGGGATGTCCAGGGGCGGATTCCTTCTCACCTGCCTGGTGCCCGTCCCCTCGGCCGACGGAGCGTGGCTGATCTCCGGGGCGATGTCGTCCTACCCGAAGTCCAGTGCCACGGAGATTGCCCGGGCCGCGCTCCAACTGGCCACCAGTCAGCCCGAACTGGTCTTCCGCAACCCCGAGAAGATCGAGCAGGGGTGGCAGCGGATGCGGGAGGACCGGGCCGCATTCGTCGAGTTCTGCGGCTTCGACGAACTGGTCCTTCCTCCTGCCGAAGCCGAGGACCGGCTCAACGCCTACTACCGACATCGGCAGGAGGCCGCCCTGGCCGGACGACGCGAACGCGCGCGAGGCAGGCGGCTCCCGGGCCTGGATTTTCCGGCCTTCGAATTGTCGCGAGACCTCGCGGACTCGGACACCGTAGGCGTGATCTACGACGAGGTCGACGGACTCAACTTCTACCCGGACTACGGGCTGTTGCGGGACCTCTTCGCCAACCCGGCCCTCCCGGGGCGCAGGCTGCACCAGAACCTGCTGCGCACGTATCTCCGCGAGGAGTCGATCGCACCGCTGCCGATCCGCCGACTGGCCGCGGCCTACCCGGCGACCGTCGACACGGTGTTCCGGAAGGTACTGCGGAACCCCGGGTTCACCTGGGGCGAGCACGGCGAGGCACTACTGCGGCGACACAAGCCCTGGTACTACGAGCACGACCCCCGCCCGGGCGTTTCCGTGATCGGGGAGCGCCTCAGTGAGCTCGCCGCCGGTAGCCGACAGCGGAAGTTCACAGGGAGACGGCCCAGGTCAGGCCGTGATGGGTGAACGAGGATTGACAGAGGTCACCAGTGTGCCGATTCGCATACTCTGCGTCACTGTCGCGGCCGCTGTCAGGGTCGGGACTGCCCCGAACCACGGCTCGTCCCGGAATGACCGCCAGCTCAGGTGGTCGTAGGTGTACGCGGCATGGAACCCCAGCTCCTCGGCCCGTCGCCACACCTCCCGGCCCTCGCTCCAGCGGTGGATCGGCAGAATCACAGTGCTCAGACGCATGAATCCGACCCTACGCGGCCCGTTGCCTCATCCACGTGACCAGGCGTGGAACGGTGCCAGCTCCGCGACATCCGAGCCGATGCCACGCAGCGCTACCGCGAAGTCGGACGCCAGGTCCATGCACATCCCCAGGAGTTCCGCGCGGTCACAGACCTCGGTCATCGGGTTCGGAGTCCGCGCTGTTCGGGAGCCGCAGTCCACCTCGGCCGTCTCACCCTCCGGGAACCGGAAGGTTCAGTGTCCGTTCGACGCCCTGCGGGTACAGGTCGAGTTCGAACTGCTGCTGGTGCCGCACGGCTGCGATGAGATCCGGCAGGCTCTCCATGAGTGCTGACAGGTCGTAGGAGATATCGAATTCCCAGTCGTTCCTGCCGAAGCCTCCGATGAGGGACGATGCGTCGGCGCTGGCCAGGTCGGCGCAACCACGCATGACCAGATACGTGTAGTCGGAGTCGTCCTCCAGCGGCCCTCGATTCTACAGGCGCTCGTCGCTCAACCGTGTCTCCGTGGGCCTGGTCAGGCGGAAGCGGAATCCCATACGCGTGCCCTCTCAGAAGCCGTTGCTCTATCGATCTTGGTGAGCATTGGTTCGAGTGGCTGCACTCGGTGGGGTGATCCTCGGTCGGGGCGCGCATGAAGACAGGGCCCCTGGTGAAGCTCGGGTTTGCGAAGACCAACGAGATCGCCAGGAGGCCCTGTTGTCGCAGTTCTACGCCCTCGCCGGGGTTGGTTCCAAGTCGGCCGCGCGTGAGTGTGACTGCCTCGCGCACCGGTTCGGGAACGCCGGGGACCAGCCGTACAGGCGGCCGAGGTATCCCTCGGACATGACAGACGCGGAGTGGGCGGTGGTGCGTGACGCGATGCCGGTGCCGCCCTGGCTGGAGGGCAGGGGCGGGCAGCCGGAGGGCTACTGCCACCGGCAGATGATCGACGCGGTGCGCTACCTGGTCACCGGCGGCATCACCTGGAGGTCGATGCCCGCAGACCTCCCCCGCTGGGACCGCGTCTACGCCTTCGCCAAGCGCTGGCGGGTGAAGGGCCTGCTGGCCGAACTGCACGACCGGCTGCGCGGCATGGTGCGCGAGGAGGCCGGACGCGACCCGGAGCCGACTGCCGCGATCATCGACTCGCAGTCGGTCAAGGCCGATGCCATGGTGCCGGCCGCCAGTCGCGGCTACGACGGGGGCAAGAAGATCAACGGTCGCAAGCGGCACGTCGTGGTGGACTGCCTGGGCCTGCTGCTGGCTGTCATGGTCACCGCCGCGAGCGTCACCGATCGCGATGCGGCGATGCCGCTGCTGGCACAGGTACGGTCCCGCTTCCGCAGGATCACCCTGGTCTGGGCCGACGGCGGCTACACCGGCCGCCTGGTCTCCTGGGCGAGAGAGACGCTGCGGCTGACACTGGAGATCGTCAAGCGCAGTGACGACGTATCAGGGTTCGTGGTGCTGCCAAGGCGGTGGGTGGTAGAGCGAACCCTGGGCTGGCTGATGCGCTCGCGTCGCCTGGTGCGCGACTACGAGTCCCTGCCCGAAGCCCACGAGGCCATGGTGCTGTGGTCGATGACCCGGCTCATGACCCGGCGACTGGCGAAGCGGACAGGGTGAAGCGTCCAGGCGCAGGCTCGGCCGCCCAGCCCCGGTCCGCCAGCCGCTTCATCTTCGACCGGACCCCCTCCACGGCGGCCGGGACCGGCGGCAGCCCGAGCGCGGCCGCGATCTCCTGGCACGTCATCGCCCCGCCACCGCCCGCACCGAGCTCTACCAGCACGGCCAGGATGCGCTGGTAGTCCACGGCCAGCACGTCCGCGCCCAGCGCCGGCCGCCACACCGGGACGATCGAGCCAGAACGCGCGGCCCGTGCTGTTGGCAGCCCGGCGCACGCGTCCGCGACGAGCTCCGGCTGCGGCACGGACAAGACCTCGCCCACGCGCTGACGCGCGATCAACCACTCCCGCCAGTCCCTCTCCGCGTCTGCGAGCTCGGCCAGAATCCGGTCCGCCTCCTCCCGCAGCCCCTCCACACGCTCCCGCGCGGCCAACTCCCGGCCCTCCAGAAGACCCACGACCGACGCCATCTCGGCACCTCCACCCACGAGAAAACCCGACAGCCCGAGCCTGCCACGCCAGCTCCCACACTATTCCTGAGCTGCGGAAACACGCCGATCAAGTTCGGTAAGACAACGGCTTCTCACTTCTCCGCTCTTGATGAGTTGAGGCCTACCGGCACTGGGCCGACTGACGCTGAGTAGCCCGGCCATCCCTGATCTTGCAGGGTATCCCCGGCTTTAGCCGGGGAGGGAATGCATCCTCGATGCGGAGGCGCGGAGCGCCGGAGCCCGGTTCGGTGTGTTGGGCGGCACATGTGCTCGGGAAGTGGTTGTCAGTGGTCCCAGCTAGGTTGTTGGTCAGTGAAGGGGGTGGGTCGGATGATTCGTGCGTACAAGTTCCTCATGCGGCCCACCGTGGGTCAGGATCAGGCGCTGGGCGAGATGTTGCGGGATCACTGTTCGTTGTACAACGGGGCGTTGCAGGAACGGCGTGACGCCTACCGGCACGTCTCGAAGACGAGCATCAGGTACGGGATGCAGTCCGCGCAGCTCAAGGACATTCGCGGGTTCAACCCGGAGTGTCAGGGCCGGTGGTCGTTCTCCTCCCAGCAGGCGACGCTCCGCCGCCTGGACAAGGCGTTCGCGGCGTTCTTCCGCCGGGTCAGGGCCGGTGACACCCCCGGCTACCCGCGCTTTCGCGGGGTGAACTGGTTCGACACGGTGGAGTTCCCCAAGGACGGCGACGGGGTCCGGTGGGACGCGACCCCGCACGACCCGGTGACCCGTGTCCGGTTCCAGGGCGTGGGGTGTACGGAAGGTTGGGACGTGGCGATCACGGCACGGACAGGTTGATCCGGATCCGCTGCGCCCCGAACAAGGTCGATGCTGGTAAGTGGTGTATTACACTCGTGTGCATGGATAGTCCGCGCCCTGGCAAGACCCGAGTCACCAGTGTCTCCCTGCGGGCTGAGACGCTGGAGGCGATCC includes:
- a CDS encoding IS5 family transposase; this translates as MTDAEWAVVRDAMPVPPWLEGRGGQPEGYCHRQMIDAVRYLVTGGITWRSMPADLPRWDRVYAFAKRWRVKGLLAELHDRLRGMVREEAGRDPEPTAAIIDSQSVKADAMVPAASRGYDGGKKINGRKRHVVVDCLGLLLAVMVTAASVTDRDAAMPLLAQVRSRFRRITLVWADGGYTGRLVSWARETLRLTLEIVKRSDDVSGFVVLPRRWVVERTLGWLMRSRRLVRDYESLPEAHEAMVLWSMTRLMTRRLAKRTG
- a CDS encoding PIN domain-containing protein codes for the protein MSGTLVLDSEALSKLSRRHPDMTVWLDVARTLDLLVVTSAATLVEARDPKVPQAAFDHAVSLTKVRPVTEEIARAASKLLAAEGLHGHKYAIDAMLAATAHLEHGDVTVVTSDVEDLRRLCHARIAVEQV